The nucleotide window GCGCCGGCGCGATCGGCGTGGAGTTCGCCTATTTCTACAATGCGTTCGGCACCAAGGTGACCTTGGTCGAAATGCTCAATCAGGTTCTCCCCGTCGAGGACGAGGAAGTCGCCAAGGTGTTACAAAAATCCCTCGAAAAACAGGGCATCACCATCCTCACCGGCACCAAGTGTGAGAACTTCCGCGTCGGCAAGGACTCCGTAAAAGTGGACTTCATCACCGGCGACAAAAAGCAGGAAGTCGAAGCCGAGGTGGTGTTGTCCGCCATCGGCGTGGTGGCCAACATCGAGGGCGTCATCGCCGACGCGGTGAAGATCGATCTCGACCGCAACTACGTTAAGGTTGACCACGAGTACCAGACCACCGTCAAGGGCATCTACGCCGCCGGCGACATCATCGGGCCGCCCTGGCTGGCCCACGTTGCCACCTTCGAGGCCGTCAGTTGCGTTAACGGCATGTTCGGCCACGGCAAAGCCAAGCGCGTGACCAAGTTCCCCGGCTGCACCTATTGCCAGCCCCAGGTTTCCAGCACCGGGCTCACCGAAAAAGCCGCCAAGGAAAAGAAACTCGACTACCGCGTGGGTAAATTCCCCTTCACCGCCTCCGGCAAGGCCGTCGCCTCCGCTGACAGCGAGGGCTTTGTGAAGGTGATCACCGACGCGAAGACCGGCGAAATCTACGGCGCGCACATCATCGGCAGCGAGGCCACCGAGTTGATCGCCGAGTACGGACTGGCGATCGAGTTGGAGGCGACCGTTGACGAGATCCATCAGACGATCCACGCGCATCCTACTCTGAGCGAAGCTGTGATGGAGGCTGCCGCGGCCTCGCTGGGTGAGGCGATTCATATCTGAGAATGAGCTGAATTGGCCGGGGACGGCCAACGCTACAACGACAAGCCCTACAACGGGATCGGAAAAGTGTGGAGTTGGCCGTCCCGGCCAGGGATTGGGGGCTGAGGCAAATTGGCCAGGGACGGCCAACTCTACAGCTTCCGATCCCTTGTAGCGTTGGCCGTCCCTGGCCAAATTTCGCGCTTTGTTTTGGCCTGTGCGCGCCCAAGCGCCGTGGGTCAAAAAACCTTCAGGCCGTACGAGCGGAAGCGCGTGCGGACCGCCTCGGTGGCTTCTGGCGTGGGCGGCGGGGTGTTGCCCAGCGTGTAGGTCACCCCGCACGCAGCCCACTTGGCCTCGCCCATTTTGTGAAAGGGCAGCACTTCACACGCTCCACCGCCGGCCCCAGGCTCGCCACAAATCCGGCGACCCCGTCGATGTTTGCCTCGTCATCGGTCAGCCCCGGCACGAGCACGAAGCGGATCCACAGCGGGCGTTTGCGCTCCGCCAGACGCCGCGCAAATGCGAGCGTGGGG belongs to Opitutus sp. and includes:
- the lpdA gene encoding dihydrolipoyl dehydrogenase; protein product: MADTIEYDLIVIGGGPAGYAGAIRAGQLGKKVACIELERAGGTCLNWGCIPTKALLKSADLFQKIKKAESFGITVKDVTFDFAKVMERSRGVAGQMAKGIEFLLKKNKVDYFTGKARVIAPGMVEIIEGEQKGKFFKTKNILIATGCKMRRIPELAVDGVRVMTSREALANTTLPKSIVIVGAGAIGVEFAYFYNAFGTKVTLVEMLNQVLPVEDEEVAKVLQKSLEKQGITILTGTKCENFRVGKDSVKVDFITGDKKQEVEAEVVLSAIGVVANIEGVIADAVKIDLDRNYVKVDHEYQTTVKGIYAAGDIIGPPWLAHVATFEAVSCVNGMFGHGKAKRVTKFPGCTYCQPQVSSTGLTEKAAKEKKLDYRVGKFPFTASGKAVASADSEGFVKVITDAKTGEIYGAHIIGSEATELIAEYGLAIELEATVDEIHQTIHAHPTLSEAVMEAAAASLGEAIHI